In Salmo salar chromosome ssa24, Ssal_v3.1, whole genome shotgun sequence, the following proteins share a genomic window:
- the pheta1 gene encoding sesquipedalian-1, whose product MKLNERSVAHYATCDSPPDKTGFLFKKGERNTAYHRRWLILKGNMLFYFEERERREPIGVIVLEGCTVELCESAEEFAFAIKFDCAKARVYKMAAENQAAMESWVKALSRASFDYMRLVVRELERQLEEIQEGAGGLQGRPKSSKKAGAVARSKSGASFSASHVPSTQVTGAALTQGSAHARSLQEEVQLLSGASKENGVAWSKPSALVNGFGEGPHSGVPWEGNGNGGGDGVRPPPVPPRRRGASLESPVSPGTGCFSKLHDWYGKEVAELRVEWLQSH is encoded by the coding sequence ATGAAGCTGAATGAACGTAGTGTGGCTCACTATGCCACCTGCGACTCGCCGCCAGACAAGACAGGCTTCCTCTTCAAGAAGGGGGAGCGAAACACAGCCTACCACCGGCGTTGGTTGATCCTGAAGGGCAACATGCTGTTCTACTTTGAGGAGCGTGAGAGGCGGGAACCCATCGGCGTCATCGTGTTGGAGGGCTGCACTGTAGAGCTCTGCGAGTCAGCTGAGGAGTTCGCCTTTGCCATCAAGTTTGACTGCGCCAAGGCGCGTGTCTACAAGATGGCGGCGGAGAACCAGGCGGCCATGGAGTCGTGGGTTAAGGCTCTGTCGCGAGCCAGCTTCGACTACATGCGGCTAGTGGTGCGGGAGTTGGAGAGGCAGCTGGAGGAAATCCAGGAGGGGGCTGGTGGGCTGCAGGGCAGGCCCAAGTCCTCCAAGAAGGCTGGGGCGGTGGCACGCTCCAAATCAGGAGCATCATTCAGCGCTTCCCACGTGCCCTCTACCCAGGTTACAGGTGCAGCGCTCACACAGGGTTCGGCTCATGCCCGCAGCCTTCAGGAGGAGGTGCAGCTCCTGTCAGGCGCTTCTAAAGAGAACGGGGTGGCCTGGAGCAAGCCTTCTGCTCTGGTCAATGGGTTCGGTGAGGGCCCCCACTCTGGTGTGCCGTGGGAGGGAAATGGTAATGGAGGGGGCGATGGGGTCAGGCCTCCGCCCGTGCCTCCGCGCAGGAGGGGTGCATCTCTTGAGAGTCCTGTCTCCCCCGGGACTGGGTGCTTCTCCAAACTTCACGACTGGTACGGAAAAGAGGTGGCTGAACTGAGGGTGGAGTGGCTTCAGAGCCACTGA